The Paramisgurnus dabryanus chromosome 1, PD_genome_1.1, whole genome shotgun sequence genome includes a window with the following:
- the LOC135747020 gene encoding uncharacterized protein yields MQVSKVAITCDGWTSMAQDHYLTVTVHYIYKGSIQQKVLSTEAVYESQTGPVVAQEIHNILEEFKLTEKVIAATVDNAYNMDVALRNLTFLKVGCFAHTLNLAAQKVYGIHAVTRWCAKIRAVVVWLKRSTMSKTVLREKQRLLNLPEHNVILDVRTRWNSLYLMVERFVEQFPAIQAACLDQRLRKPMERDRLERLTESDFEKAEEFIKCMKVLYTSTLCVSSDKSPTISQIIHILTKLKAHYSTSDDDNVFVTAIKEKVWGDLEKRYQDQDVQNFLQEATLMDPRFKGRLEVGVAETWERLEKAIDTAATAAQVFCSMFVRQCINCSTFFICTVSMTCFMVTLFVSTASKRG; encoded by the exons ATGCAGGTCAGCAAAGTTGCAATTACTTGTGATGGATGGACCAGCATGGCACAGGACCACTATCTAACAGTGACTGTCCATTACATTTACAAAGGCAGCATCCAGCAGAAAGTGCTAAGTACTGAAGCAGTTTATGAGTCCCAGACAGGGCCAGTGGTGGCACAGGAAATCCACAACATTCTTGAGGAATTCAAGTTGACTGAAAAAGTCATAGCTGCCACAGTAGACAATGCATACAACATGGATGTTGCACTGAGaaacttgacatttttaaaggttGGATGCTTTGCTCACACACTCAACCTGGCAGCACAAAAGGTGTATGGCATCCATGCTGTGACTAGGTGGTGTGCAAAGATTCGCGCAGTGGTGGTGTGGCTGAAGCGCTCCACCATGAGCAAAACTGTCCTGAGAGAGAAGCAGAGACTCCTCA ATTTGCCAGAGCACAATGTTATCCTTGATGTGAGGACTCGCTGGAATTCTCTGTACCTCATGGTGGAGCGGTTTGTGGAGCAGTTCCCTGCAATCCAGGCAGCTTGCCTCGATCAAAGGCTAAGAAAGCCAATGGAGAGGGACAG ACTAGAAAGGCTTACAGAGAGTGATTTTGAGAAGGCAGAGGAATTCATCAAATGCATGAAGGTCTTGTACACCTCAACCCTCTGTGTGTCAAGTGACAAGTCCCCCACAATCAGCCAAATCATCCACATCCTCACAAAGCTGAAGGCACACTATTCAACCTCCGATGATGACAATGTCTTTGTAACTGCTATAAAAGAGAAGGTGTGGGGAGATCTTGAAAAAAGATACCAG GATCAAGACGTTCAGAACTTCCTTCAGGAGGCCACATTGATGGATCCTCGCTTTAAAGGCAGGCTGGAAGTTGGTGTTGCAGAAACTTGGGAAAGGCTTGAAAAAGCAATCGACACTGCCGCTACGGCAGCTCAGGTATTTTGCTCCATGTTTGTCAGACAGTGTATTAATTGCTCAACTTTTTTCATATGCACTGTGTCCATGACCTGTTTTATGGTCACTCTGTTTGTGTCTACAGCATCCAAAAGAGGATAA